One genomic window of Papaver somniferum cultivar HN1 unplaced genomic scaffold, ASM357369v1 unplaced-scaffold_150, whole genome shotgun sequence includes the following:
- the LOC113335915 gene encoding uncharacterized protein LOC113335915, with amino-acid sequence MSDLFNGDAFAALGDDKLVRAFQMISEICSSSDYENPSLRGAAFAINPDLQFVLSGLSTRIYYAISLDNERKIRKLKSDIAKLKHENTQLVNENVELSRENTKLKNDNSTSSEMIRKAREKNNELLDLYNLSDEAANLPDAEILLEHLNTSLTNFPYQEIENLSFKELRKKYASLRRNHRQALSSFKVFKQRLHESREIIKVLEVKKNKLIDEKDEIALKDAKALEKFQETLIEAKLERDSILKVLNDARNNLGVNVSLQTEHSELLADIISNYEVKKKEYEKKVNDLEIRLAAIEKELSTRNFKYQQMKENWFNLVQNNSNGANRSREASVKRVCAENGIPLSKYNFPAILENVPIPDIQVTDGEEDSEEETNESEAERDEDEANE; translated from the exons ATGTCCGACCTTTTTAATGGAGATGCATTTGCTGCTCTTGGGGATGATAAATTGGTTCGTGCTTTTCAAATGATCTCAGAAATCTGTTCTAGTTCTGATTATGAAAATCCATCTCTTCGTGGAGCTGCCTTTGCGATAAATCCAGATCTCCAGTTTGTATTAAGTGGTTTG AGTACTCGAATTTATTATGCTATTTCTTTGGATAATGAGAGAAAAATTCGCAAACTGAAGAGTGACATTGCTAAATTGAAGCATGAAAATACCCAACTAGTAAATGAAAATGTTGAGCTTTCAAGAGAGAATACCAAACTTAAAAATGATAACTCAACTAGCTCTGAGATGATTCGCAAAGCTCGAGAAAAGAATAATGAACTACTTG ACTTATATAATCTATCAGATGAAGCTGCTAATCTACCCGATGCTGAAATTCTTTTAGAACACCTTAATACTTCCTTGACTAATTTTCCTTATCAAGAAATTGAAAACCTTAGTTTCAAAGAGTTAAGAAAAAAATATGCTTCTCTTAGGCGAAACCATAGACAAGCATTATCTTCCTTTAAAGTCTTTAAGCAACGTCTTCATGAGAGTAGAGAAATAATCAAAGTGTTGGAAGTAAAGAAGAATAAGCTTATTGATGAGAAAGATGAAATTGCTCTTAAGGATGCGAAGGCATTAGAAAAATTCCAAGAAACTCTTATTGAAGCTAAGTTAGAACGTGATTCAATTTTGAA agttctgaatgatgctagaaACAATCTAGGTGTAAATGTGAGCCTTCAAACTGAGCATTCCGAGTTGCTCGCggacattatttccaattatgaag TTAAAAAGAAAGAGTACGAGAAGAAGGTCAATGATCTTGAAATTCGCTTAGCCGCCATAGAGAAAGAATTGTCTACCCGCAACTTCAAATATCAGCAGATGAAGGAAAATTGGTTTAACTTAGTTCAGAACAACAGTAATGGCGCTAATCGCTCACGGGAAGCATCTGTTAAGAGGGTCTGCGCAGAAAATGGTATCCCTTTGTCAAAATACAACTTTCCAGCAATTCTTGAGAATGTTCCCATTCCTGATATTCAAGTTACTGATGGAGaggaagattctgaagaagagacTAATGAATCCGAAGCTGAGCGAGATGAGGATGAAGCTAATGAATGA
- the LOC113336183 gene encoding uncharacterized protein LOC113336183, translating into MVSFQEQLKFEIISQKKRRWEDNNNNIQEVGGAAEKEFFKKISKVDHSNQKPSTKSLFFDEYINFFRLEKPSDDRKNQSENMQHYNTKNNLEKIISTTACKKDPIKKRSSSSDRLELSLDLELNLLPYESLKTTATDHNCSEKKKESKDAKNDAVKVNKRRPPSWMSFNTDQDGEMVAAACMRCHMLVMLSKSSPCCPNCKFIHPSDHQSPMINLFKPKFSLKG; encoded by the exons ATGGTTTCATTTCAAGAACAATTAAAGTTTGAGATAATTTcacagaagaagagaagatgggaagataataataataatattcaagaagtgGGTGGAGCTGcagaaaaagagtttttcaaaaagataTCTAAAGTTGATCATAGTAATCAAAAGCCGTCGACAAAATCTTTGTTCTTTGATGAGTATATCAATTTCTTCCGCCTTGAAAAACCCTCAGATGATCGGAAAAATCAG TCAGAGAATATGCAACACTACAACACCAAGAATAACCTGGAGAAGATCATAAGCACTACTGCTTGTAAAAAAGATCCAATAAAGAAACGAAGTTCATCATCAGATAGGTTGGAATTGAGTTTAGACCTTGAACTTAATCTACTTCCATATGAGTCTCTTAAGACCACCGCAACCGATCACAATTGTtccgagaagaaaaaagagagcaAAGACGCCAAGAATGATGCAGTAAAAGTTAATAAGCGACGTCCTCCATCGTGGATGTCATTCAATACTGATCAAGACGGAGAGATGGTTGCAGCTGCTTGCATGAGATGTCATATGCTGGTTATGCTTAGCAAGTCATCTCCTTGTTGTCCTAATTGCAAGTTCATTCACCCATCTGATCACCAGAGTCCTATGATCAATCTGTTTAAGCCAAAGTTTAGTTTGAAAGGTTAA